Proteins found in one Salvelinus alpinus chromosome 11, SLU_Salpinus.1, whole genome shotgun sequence genomic segment:
- the mpdu1b gene encoding mannose-P-dolichol utilization defect 1b, which produces MASPVMEELPKTSVLEPLKGLLLTYFMPESCYDEFFLNFNFLDVPCLKIVLSKGLGIGIILGSVMVKLPQILKLMGAKSADGLSFNSVLLELLAITGTMAYSIANSFPFSAWGEALFLMLQTVAIGFLIMHYGGNTVKGLLFLVVYFGLVALLLSPVTPMPVVMAMQASNMPAIIIGRLIQVVTNYRNGHTGQLSAITVFMLFAGSLARIFTSIQETGDSLMALTYVISSSCNGLIAAQLLYYWNSSPALKKKTE; this is translated from the exons ATGGCGAGCCCTGTTATGGAAGAACTTCCAAAGACTTCTGTGTTGGAACCACTGAAGGGGCTCCTGCTCACTTATTTCATGCCAGAATCATGTTACGACGAGTTTTTCCTCAATTTTAACTTTCTGGATG TGCCATGTCTAAAGATTGTGCTGAGCAAAGGTCTGGGCATTGGAATCATCCTGGGGTCTGTGATGG TAAAGCTGCCTCAGATCCTGAAGCTGATGGGGGCTAAGAGTGCAGATGGTCTAAGCTTCAACTCTGTCTTGCTGGAGCTGCTGGCTATCACCGGCACCATGGCCTATAGCATTGCTAACAGCTTCCCCTTCAG TGCCTGGGGTGAGGCCCTCTTCCTCATGTTACAGACAGTAGCCATCGGGTTCCTCATAATGCATTATGGAGGCAACACAGTCaaag GTCTGCTGTTCCTGGTGGTGTACTTTGGTCTGGTAGCTCTGCTGCTCTCCCCTGTAACGCCAATGCCTGTGGTCATGGCCATGCAGGCCTCCAACATGCCTGCTATCATCATTGGCAGG CTTATTCAGGTAGTGACTAACTATCGTAATGGACACACAGGTCAGCTGTCtgccatcactgtgtttatgctGTTCGCTGGCTCCTTGGCTCGCATATTCACCTCAATacag GAAACGGGTGACTCCCTGATGGCCCTGACCTATGTCATATCCTCTTCCTGTAACGGTCTTATCGCTGCCCAGCTCCTGTACTACTGGAACAGCAGCCCGGCACTGAAGAAGAAGACAGAGTAG